In Parabacteroides sp. FAFU027, the genomic window TGTAGGAACATTAACACCCGACACAACATACTTAGCAGCATTTACCGCCAATGTAATTGCATCGTTTGTCAGACTGCCCCAGGCCGCCTCGCTTAATCCCAGTACCATGTGTTTGTATTGGTTTGTAGCAGTCATTCCGCTCATTGTTGTACCAACAGGAACTTCCATATAACAATATGCAGGATCCGTTTCTCCTTTTACAGTAGCCAGTACTGTTGGGGATGCAGGAGATGGAGTACCCACCCAGGCTGTGACTTTTACAGCCATATTGCCGGTTGTGGCAGTTGTCAATATTACCTCATTAGAAGCATCGCCACTAAATGTGATCCCATTAAATAATGGGTGTGATTTCATTGCGTCCGGAACGACGATCGTCGTTTGGCTTGTATTAGCCGGAGTCATCCAGTTCCATCTTGAAGATTGATACTGGAAAGTCTTCATTTGGACAAATGGTTTTGCCAGGCACTTGGTTTTCAGTTCGGCAAGCCCTGCATCTCCTGAACTGGGAACTGCACTTTGCATAATCACATCGTAATATGAATAATCCACACCGGTTGCAGTGGATGAAATATAATTAAGATCAAAGTCCGTAGCCAAAGCCGTCAGGAAAGGTTGGTCAGTTGTGGATGGAACGCCGTTAGTCACAGTAGTCACGTAGGCCATTTTGATTTTTGTGGTGGTTTTAGCTGTAATGGAGCCTGTTAAAGCTGCTGTTGTATTTGTTCCATCAGTAGCTGTAACGCTATATTCATAAGTTCCGGCAGTAGAAGGTGCGCCAGAGACAGTGACCGTCTTTGCAGTGTTATCTGTTGTCACGGTAATGCCATCTGGAGCGGTTGAACCACTTGCTGTACCTGTCCAGGTTATAGCTGCTGCATTGGCAGTGCCTCCCCATTTATATGTAATTGTAGAAATGGGCTGGTTGGGATAAACAGTTTGTGCATTGGCCCCCGAAAAAAGCTGAAGGCTTGGTGTGGTTGCCGGTGCGGTAGATTCAATGAGAATATTATAGAAATAAAGGTTGGTATTCGCACTTGATATTGCTGATGAAGAAACAAACTTAACTTTCAACAATCCGTTTCCGGTGTAATTATAAGTATTCTTCTTGATTAATTTATTTGCAACGATTGTGGTAGTCGTTTGAAAAGCCGGAGTTCCACCATTTTCAATAAAATAGACATCAAATTTCTGTTGCGAAGAAGTACTTCCCGATGCATTCCATACGGATATTTTGCATGGGCCCTGCACTTCTGGTGTAATTATATATCCACCGCCGGGAGTAGTTGTTGTGCCGACAGCCAGAAAACTAAAAGCACCAGCAGTAGCCCCATCATCATCTGCAGTTTCTGACACATACGAAGTTGCACCACTGCCATACTGGCTCGCACTTTGGCCGATATTCATATTAATGCGTTGTTTGCTGGGACCGTTACCAAATACAATGTTGTTGACTGTTTTTTCCTGACTGGCTGAAGAAGAGGTCGTGTAAATATCCCCCGAGGTAAATGCTCCCGGAAGTGTTTTAAAATCTACATAAAACAAAGCATCTGAAGACTGAGCATTTGCTGTGCCAAGGCAACAAAAACAGACTAAAAGTGCGGTAATAGCTCTTAAAAAGAAGTTTTTTTTCATGGTACAAATCATTAAATGGTTAGTTATTAATTGAGAAATAATTCAAGTCAAAGCAATTTCTATTTTCTCATTGAATTGTAATAGGTATGACTCTCACTAAGGAGTTTATTTAAGACTTAAGGTTGTTGACTGCAAAAAAACACTGTTCGCACAAACAGCACAGAACAGAATACATACTACACTGATAATAAATACAAAATTAGATTTTAGGCAAAATGCAACACTTTGTATTATGACACTATTAGTCGCATTTTTGATGTTAATAAATCAATACAAACAGTTCAAAGCTGTATTCCTCTGCTAGTGCTCAGTTATCTAACCGGACAAAAACAAAGCAGCCACCTGAATCCTCTGAGAGATTCAAATGGCTGCCTTAGTTTTTCTGGATATGAAATACCCTCTAATGCTTCTTCACCTTCTCAATGCCGTTATCGTTAAGCTGTTTGATAACTCCGTTTCCAAATATTTCCAGTTTGCCAACTGCATTATTATCGATATAAAACTCTTTTTCAGCATAGATTTCAGTCTTGCCAACTGCGCTGTTGTTGATATGCAGCACCTGGGTTATAAAGTTGCCTGCCATAAAAGCTCCCACGCTGGAGTTTTTAATGGTTGCCTGAGGGCAATTGCCGGTCAGCTCTGTTTTCCCTACCGCACTGTTATCCAGATCCAGTTTTTCACTTTGCAGATAAAGAGAAGTGCTGCCTACAGCACTGTTCTTCACCGTAATGGTTTGCGCTTTAATCTTCAAATCGGTAGTTCCCACCGAACTATTATCCAGTCTGAAGGTATTCGCCTTCAAAGTATCCTGCGAAGTGAGCCGTCCGACAGAACTGTTATTGATAACCTCAACTCCTTTTGTGTAAATGTAGATTTTTCCGGCAGTGCGTTTGCCTATATTTACATGCTCTTTCATTTTGAGATTGAGGGCATTTGCGCCACTCTCAACAATGACATATTGCTGGAGGTTATCATCGGTCTCCACGATCACTTTTTCCTCTTTTCCGGGGATAACTACGACATCCAGTACAGTACTGATATCTATCTTGTTAAAAGACTCAACGCGATATCCGATGCGCGTAACATGACCGGAACCATTAACCTTATTGGAAAAAGCAAACGAGCAAGCGCTTGCCAACGTAGCGACAAGAGCCATTAACAGAAAGTGAATTGAAATGCGTTTCATGATGTTTGAATTTTAAGGAGATGAATATTCATTACTGATATATTAGACGTAAGCATAAGCACATTTGGTTGCAATGAACATACAAAAAATTATCTCGCGAATCTGTTTTTACCCATAAACAGAAAAACATCTGAATTCCAATAGACACTTCAGATGTTTTCCTTTATTTGATAGAAAGCCAAATTTAAACAGACTTTTAATAGATCAAAATCTTCTTGCTGTACAACTGCATATCGCTCCTGAGGTAAACGATATACACTCCGTTAGGCAACGCACCTGCATCAATATAACTTTGAGCATTAAAGTTATTATTCTGATCGACCAGTTGCCCCATTGAGTTGTAAAGTCTCATTTGGTATGTATTAACTTTACTCAGACCTATGAAATTGATCGCCCGGTTATAGCTGGTATAAACCGACTGCAGGAAATCTACCGTATCTTCTTTAACCGGAAGGGTCAGGCCAAGATGCACAATCGGGTCAATCCATAAAGACGTATTCATCAGATCACTTCCAAAAGAGGAAACCGGTGTCCATTGCAGGTTGTTTTGCAGAAGGAAAGCCGAATTAAAAAGAGACTTGCGATCCAGCACATTGTAAATCTTGAAGGTATCGGTCGATGAATAATTGACTTTGTAACCTACAAAAAAGCTATAATCGACATCCACCGGATTATCAAAGCGGATGAAATTATCACAGGCAGCCGTGGTGGGTTTATTCACATAATAAAAATTACCGGATGACACGTCATGATTCAGGTAACTCAGCTGTACCGTTTTTGTAATAATGGGTTGGGCATCCGGAGTTTCGTAACCACTATAGAGATTGACCACCAATTGTCCGTTCATCGTGGACTTCCAGGTCGGAATCACCAGATGTACCCCGTAAATCCTGTTTTTCTTTCCCGTAATGTAACGTTCGGCGCACTCTTGGGTGGATAGGCTGTTTTTACTGAATACCGGTCCTGTTTCAGGTGATTTCAGGTAACTGACCCCCATTTGCTCCGAAATCCCGATGTGCGTCAGGCGGGAACAACTGTTGGCTGCATACGGGTCTAATCCACCGACCTGTAATACTCCCCGATTCTTCGGATCAAGCCAATGCTTCAGTTGACGAAGCGAATCGCTGTAATAGGTCCAGTTCTTTTGTATGGAATAGTAATAATCATTCGTCGGATCACTACAGGTAGAGCTACCACCGGTCAATCCTCCCAGAAAACGCTTATTGGAATCAAACAATGGCGATCCTGACGAACCGGCTTCTGTAACACCGACTTCCCAGGATGGCACACGCCAGTGTACTCCCGGCTCTGCGATTAACTCGCCATCGGTGTAAGTCGATTGTATCAGATTATCATTCTCTATCGCGACTTTCTTGGTTTTACTCATCGGGTGATGCAGGCTAACGTAAGGTGGTGCTGCCGGTGTACCCGCATTCCAGCCCGCATAATAGGGTCGGTAATAAACGGGAGGTGTATCGACCAGTTTCAGCAGTGCGACATCAAGTTTTTCCTCATACATCAGGAGATTGGCCGATGCCAGACTGTAATCTTCCGGACCAATAACCACATTGGAACAGGACGGATTCTGATAGTTGAAGAAGATCACCGTATTCTGAGCACGGATTTGGGACGTTGCTCCGTTTTTGGGATAAAAGCAATGGGCCGCAGAAATCAGGTAAGGTGTACCGTCCTCCTCTGCATTGTTAAGCAGACAGCCGGTACAATATTCATTTCCGTTAATGATCAGCAATGTAGTAGCCTGTGCGATATCGGAATATTCCGGATAGCAGGCGGCATCTTTGTGACAGGTGGCAGTAGAGATGAGTTGCCCGGGACGGCTCCTTAAGGTCATCCCCCGGTAATCGTGATTTACCTCACCAATGGCAATACGGCCGCTGAAGGCAACATCTGCCGGCTCCTGATATTCAACGATAATCTCATCGCCATACACAGGAGCAGTAGGAAGTTTGAAGAATTCACTATTGTTTTGCTCGGTAAAAGCTCCGATTTTGGAAGTCCGGTCACTGTTATAGATGAAAAGTTTTGCGCCTTCCGGAACGTGATAACTGGTAAAGAGCAGGTTAATCGAATAGGCACCCTTCGAACGGATACCGCATTGCCACACCTTTGTGCCATCGGCCAATGTAAAGCGGACCCCGGCATTATCCGGTCGCAAATCGGTAAAAAACTTCTTCGCGAAACGGGCTGCACCACGCTGTTTAGAGTTGACTGAGTCTTCCCGCAACATCTGCTGAACATCAAACGACTCCATCTCGGTAAATAAACCGGCATCAGCACTCCGAAGCAAACTTGCAGGCAATGGATCGCCGCCCTGACTCAACTGGGCATAGCCTGTCAGACTACTGAGCAGGAAGATATAGAGCAAAATAAGGTAACGCTTCTTCATAAATGGAATATTTCTAACAAACTTACGATTTTTCCCCGACACTATCTCTGACACACCGGCTGAAAATGGCTCAACCCTACCCGATAAAGAGTTGCCCTTGAGATATATAACAAAACCGGATTCAGATTGGATGCTGAATCCGGTTTTTTATTTTGCATTTATTCAATCACGCTTGCTGAATTTGCGCCATTCGGGCAATTTAGTTTCCGCTACTGCCACCACTTTTTACATCATCGTTTGAGATACCGCGCTTGGCTTTCTTGACTGAAACATCCATTTTTCCGAAGTTATAGGAGATACCAATACGGGCAGTACGTGTATAGTAATATCCTTCGGAATGTGAAGTATATCCATCCCCCTTGGAGTTGGATTCATATTTACGTTTTTCCCGGAATGGCTCTGATACGGAGATATTCAACGAAAGTTTACGCTTTAGGAAATACTGCGAAAGACCTATGCTCGAATAACTGTAACCCGATGACTTTCCCTGTAGGTAAATATAAGGAGAAGAATATCCGCCATTTCCGTTCAATGAAGCATTCTTCCAAAGCGATACATTAAAGCCTAATGAGCCCCGGAATCCGAATCCTTCATTTTTCAGGTTCTGTCCCGAACGGGCTTCATATTTGGCATAAGAGAATGTACCATTTCCGTACAAACTGAATTTTGATCCCAAACGGTAAGATAGGTAGCTGTTCCAGTTGTAATTCTGGTCAAGACCGATATTCTTATAAATAGTTGTCGTCACTCCCGAGCTATCCATAGTGGAAACCCGCTCAATCGAATTGTTGTTTATGGAAGCATTCAGTGAAGTATTCAGACTAAACTTGGAGGTAAACATGCTGTAACCCGCCTCGAATGAATGGGATATTTCCGATACCAGATGCGGATTACCGTAAGAGATATAAAGCGGATTGGTATTGTTGACATAGGGATTGAGATACCAGACACCTGGTCGCTGCAAGCGTTGGGTATAAGACAGCTTGACCGTTTTACCCGGTTTGATCTGATAGGAAAGCGTGATATAAGGCACCAGATTAAATAGTCGGTTTGTAAATTTCACGACAGAATCAGAGGTCGAAGTTCCATAATTCCAGGTTCTTTCCAGTCTTAATCCTGATTTAGCGGTGAATTTTTTCAATTTGAAAACATATCCGGCATAAGCCCCCACGATATATTGGTCGTAATTCAGTTTATTGCTTTGATCCACTCTCAATGTATCGTTCCGGTACTGATCCGAATTATTTGAGTTATTCCTGAAAATAGCCTTTAAACCACACTCGATCTGGTGCATTTTAGTGAGTGGATCATAGTAATCCACCTGTAAAGTATGCTCCTGCCCCAAATCATCCCGAATCGATTTCTGACTATAGGGCGTATAGTTGATACAGGAATCTATCCGGTTTGTATAGTTTGAAGTATTCGGATTCGCATCGATTTTATAGGAAAATGTAAGTGATTTGTCCGGTTTCTTATAGGTCTTCTGATAGTCAATATTTGCCGAAACAGAGCCATACGTTGATTTTCCGTTCGATAAGTTTTCATAATACCGGGTAAGAGCTCCGGCTGTATTTGTCATCAAAGCAGTAGAGGTGTTATCACTTTGATTTCCACCCAGGTGACCCCAAAACGACATACTGATCAGATTCAGCGAGTCGATATCGTAACTGGCTTCACCGGAAAAACCATTTGAATAACCGTTGCTTGTACCTTTGTAATCATACAGGGACTGATAATACTGATCGCTCTTGTAATTGGTACTGTTACTAAACCCGTACGATCCAGGCTGTTTATATCCATTTCCATAATAGCGTGCCGAGAATCCGAACTTGTTGATCTTAGTGGTCAGGTAAACGCTACCATTCAAGCTTCCGCGGGAATCAAATCCGGTACTCACACTACCGTTATACCCGTTCAGCGTCTTTTTCACCGTGATGATGTTGATGATTCCTCCTACCCCTTCGGCTTCGTATTTCGAAGACGGGTTTGTAATCACCTCGATATCCTTAATCGAACTGGCAGGAAGACTTTTGATCACATCCTTGAAGTTCTTCGACATCATCGAGGAGCTTTTGCCATTGACCAAAACCTTATAATTGGATTGTCCGTTGAGTGTGATATTTTCATCGCCATCCACCGCCAGAAGAGGAACTTTACGCAGCATCTCCAATCCGTTGTTGGTTTTGGAGTCGGGGTCAGCTTCAATGCTGTAGGTGATTTTATCCACATCGACCTTCACCAACGGCTTTTGAGCCTCAATAGTTACAGTCTTCATCACCGTCCCCTCGGCCATATTCACTTTACCCACCTCTGTTTTGGTTTCGGTGACTTCTACAGCCACCTTTGTTTCGGCATACCCCAGTGCTGTGAGGATAAGGGTGTATTTCCGCTTTTCATTGACCGGCACGGTAAACTTACCGGAGACATCACAACTGATCTTTTTGATGGTTTTAGCACTGTCGGTCTGTAGCGTGACCGTGGCATAAGGGATGGTTTTACCGCTGTTTTGTTCCACAGCCTGTCCGGTGATTTGATACGCCGGAGTCTTGTTTTCCGCGCTAAGGCTTACACAGCCGATCAGCATCAGAAACAACAGAATTCTTTGTTTCATTTTAAATGGTAGTGTGTTAATTGTGTATGTTAAACCTTTCTCAAGTAAGCTATCTCAATTCATGCGTTCAAAAATGACAACGCAAAATACAAACATCTATTAAAACGTAATTATTTGCGAAATAATACATACTACTCAAAATAAATATATCATCCTAACTCAAATAAGTGATGATTTGGCAGTCTGGAGTGTCGGATTAACACTCAAGAGTGCTGGCGGAACACTCCAGAGTGCCGATTTAGCACTTCAGAGTGCTAACTTAGCAGTCGGGAGTGCTGATTCAGCACTCCAGAGTGCCCCGATGGCAGTCCAGAGTGCCGGCTTATCACTCCGGAGTGCCAATCCGGCGGTCGGGAGTGCCTTTTTAGCACTCTTGAGTGCCACGGAGGCAGTCGGGAGTGCCCAATCAGCACTCCAGAGTGCAATGGAGGCACTTTAGAAGCTTTGCACCAGCTTTCCGTTCCAGTAAAGCTGCTTTACATTTGGCAGACCGATGTAGTACTCCTGCTGGTTGTTTCTCCGGTTAAGAATATATGCCGTTTCGGCCGAAACAAACAAGGTATCTTCGCGTGTGGCCATGTTCTTGTAAAAATCCTTCTCCTGCTGGTCTGTATTGATCCGGAAATAATTAATCCCCTGTTCCACCCTGAATTTCGTAAGAATCATACTGTCGGGATTGGTCACGCAAACCACATTGATATACTGGGTCCAGTTATTAAACAGCGCTTTCATATCCTTATCCTGATAGACCTTACGCAATTTATAAATGTGGTATCCCATATTGGAAAAATAGGCAACACCGGCAATGATGGCCAACAGAATCAGTATCTTATTGCTCTTTTTCATTTTCACCTTGATTTAAACTGTTTTGAAACTGATTGTACTTCTCCTCAATCTCTTTAATGGAAATATTCAGAAGTGATAATTTCTTGAAAAACAGGGGTAACTCCTGTTCGCAAAACTCAGTCTTACGCATAGCCAACACACCCGGATAAGCATCTTCCGAAAGGAAATAGCCAATCCCGCGCTTGTTGTAAATCACCTCGTTTTGCTGCAACCGTTCGTAAGCACGCATTACGGTGTTGGGATTCACCTCCAGCTCTACCGCCAGATCACGTACAGAGGGAATTCTATCCCCCGGACTCCAGTCGCGGGCCAGAATCCGCTCACAGACCCAGTCGGCAATCTGGAGGAATATGGGTTGTGTATCGTTGAATCTCATACTTTTACCTGTTTTTCTTTAAATCTCAAATAACATACATAGCCCAGCACAGTTACAAAGCTAAACAACGCAATGTTGTAGATGTGCGGGATGCTGCTGAAGAGTCCGCGGTCAATATCATCCGACATCATATTGGCTTTCAGTGTGAGTCCGCCCAAAAACTCACTCTTGATGGAGCAGTTAGCCGGTTGAAAAATCAGGTAAAGTATCAATTCTTCAATATTGCTTAACACCAATGTCAATCCAATAAACGACAACAGGGTTTTGATTGTGGCATTTTTCTTGAACAGGAATTGCCCGAAAATCAACAATACCAACGATGAATACATCATTAAAAACTGTTGACCGGCATCGAAAGTCAATTTATTGGTGACAAAGAATGCATACTCCAAAAACGATACAAACTCAATATGAAACAACATCTGGAATGCAATGGCCAATGCGATAAACAGCGTTATATAAAATAGCGCCGGAATAAACACGCTGCTCAACAGCAGAAAGACAAACTTCTCCTGCGAAGTAGCCGGCACCAGCAAAAAGCGTGAACAGTACTTCTTTTCCTTTATCACCGCAAAGCCCAGATGAATGTGATAGAGCAGACAGAATGTAAACCCTATCTTCGATACTACGGCCAACACATTGAAAAGCACCGGCACTACCAGGCTATGCTTTCCCGCTGTACTAAACCCAAAGAACATCAGCGCCGCAGCCGCCATCATCACGGCAAAAAGCTTACCGCGTTGTTCTTCCCAATACCGTACGAGCAATGCCCATACGCGTTCCCAACTGAATGTATTTGATTCCATAAAATTACTCCGATTTATCGTTAACACTCATAGATTTTCCATTATAATAAACCTCCTGAAGGTTTGGCAAACGCAGATGAAACACTCCTGCACTATCTGAAGAAAGAGATTTAAATACCTCTCCGGGAATCAATAATGTATCGCCTTTAATCGTGTGCATTTTGCCAAAAGCAGTTAATGTTTCGTATGTGTGCGTCCCTCTATCAAATTTATCAATTAGGATAAAATCATAAATCCAGTCACCTTTTTCAAATTCAATTTTTTGGTGTATATTTTCCTGCGCATTCACGACACAAACCACCCTGATACTATCTTTCACCTTCTTAAATCGGATAGATTTCTCAAAAGCCATTCGCCAAGGTTCATACACCGACTTTTGATAATAAAAATTACCGGAATACGCGGCTATAAAAACGATGGCTAACAATGCCAACACGATATTACTTTTCTTCATAACTTGAATCTCTATTTGAATTCATTGCAATAAGCTCTATCTACATCATTTCACATCAAACCGTCAACTGCTTCTCCCTGAATTTCAGGTTAGCAGCATACACCATTCCCACGAAAAAGAACACAACCACAGGTATCGAATAGAGCGGATAACCAAAGATCAACCCCTCATCAACCAATGAAGAAAAGGCATTAACCTTAATTTCCCCAAAAGGCGTTGTTCCCCAAAACTGTGGATGAAGTATTTGATGCGCCACAAACTGGTCCAAAAGCACAAAACCATAGGTAAAAACCAGTATATTCACCAACATAGAATAGAGCAGTTGATGTTTTTTAAACATGAAATAGCTCAGGAAAATAACAAAGAGATAAAAGATCACAGTAAGTATTGCCTGCTTATCTACTTTACAGGATTCAACAAAAAGAAGATAACCCGACTCAGGATAAAACTGATGGAAAGTGAAAGAGTCCACAAAATACAGCATCCCGAAATAGATGACAGTCGGTACCATCAAGCCCATCACGCAAAGAAAAGCGAACTTCTCGTTCCTCGAAGCTGGAATCAACATGAACCACACCCCTCTTTTGTAATCCACAAACTCTTTAAACACCAAGCTCAACATCAATATCATAAAAGCCATGTATCCAATGATGACACTAAACCGCGTCACATTTTCATACTGGTGTATTCTCAATTCCTTATGCCCCGACATAAAAGCCCATAGCAACAACACAAATGCCAAAAGGACATACAACAGAAAAGCCACCTTTCGTTCCACCCAATAACGGACAAACAGCGCACCAAAACGCTGAAGACTAAATATTTCATTCATAATCACACCTCCTGTTTTTCCGCAAATATCCGTTCAATCTCCTTCTTATTCCCCTCCACTGCATTGAAGAGCATCTCCATATCCACCTTGCTGTATTCGCCGGTGGTATTTTCCACCACGCCCCAGCGGCCTTTGAGGCCCGACTCTTCGTAAAGCGCCTTTTCATCTTTCACCAGTTCGCGGAAAGTCAGTTTCTCCGTAATTTGATCCAGTGTGCCGTTGAGCAACACGCGGCGGTTATTCATGATCACCACGGCATCAATCAGGTTCTCCAGGTCACGCACCTGGTGGGTAGAAATCACGATGCAACGCTCTTCTGTCGCCACCGATGCCATCAGTTTGCGAAAGGTACTTTTGGAAGGAATATCCAGCCCGTTGGTCGGCTCATCCATAAGCAACAGTTGAGTCTGACAGGCCAGCGCAAAAGAGATAAACGCCTTCTTCTTCTGTCCGTGCGACAGTTTTGCCAGGTTTTCATTCTCATCCAGCTCAAACTCATCAAGGCAGTTTTTCAACAAGTCCTCATCAAAGTTGGGATAAAACACCTTATTAACCCGCACAAAGTCCTTCATCTTCATCGAAGGCAATGCAATCTCGTCCGGCACGTAGAATAGGTTTCGCAAGAAGGCCACTTCCCGTTTAGCAGGTGTTAAACCCATTACGATACATTCGCCCGATTTTGGAAAAAGCAATCCACACATCAGGTTGAGCAACGTTGTCTTTCCCACCCCGTTTTTACCCAGCAGACCATAAATATTACCTGCTTTCAATTCCAGATTAATCGTCTCAAAAAGAGGCTTCTTACGTGAATAAGCAAACTGCAGATCTTTCAATTGAATCATGGCTATCTGTTTTTAGTGTATTAGTTTATTAGTACACTGCAAATGAAATACATTTTATCAAAACAACCAAACATTCAACCAATTATTTTACACAATTACCCCAAATCGAATAAAACAGTTTACACAAGTAAGATTTTGAATAGAGTTTCCCTTAGTGTTGTATATAGGTTTAGTCTGGGTTGACTTTAAGTTTTAATAGACATATGACAGTAGTAACATAGAGATATAATAGTGATATGATACTCTTTATAAAGACTATTTTATCATTGTATTATCATAGTATAGCCATTGTATTTCTACTTTATATACCTAAAGTCAACCTATAACAAACCTATATCCAACCTTATCTAAACCTATAATCACAAAATCGTCCAGGCTCCGGAAGTTGGAATTTGAATTCTCCAAATACCATTAAAAAGGGACAAAACAGAGGTATAGTTTTAACGCCATTTCACCGCTTTGTAACTGATTGACTGCGATTTTCCCGTTTTTTTGTCGTACCTTTGCGCCTTAATTTAAAAAGTGGAGTGATCCACATAATCAGTAGGTATGCAAAAGATTAGAAACATTGCGATTATTGCCCACGTTGACCACGGCAAAACAACATTGGTTGATAAAATGCTGGCAGCTGGCCACCTTTTCAGAGAAAACCAGAACTCAGGAGAGCTTATTCTTGACAACAACGACCTTGAACGTGAGCGCGGAATCACCATTC contains:
- a CDS encoding T9SS type A sorting domain-containing protein, which gives rise to MKKRYLILLYIFLLSSLTGYAQLSQGGDPLPASLLRSADAGLFTEMESFDVQQMLREDSVNSKQRGAARFAKKFFTDLRPDNAGVRFTLADGTKVWQCGIRSKGAYSINLLFTSYHVPEGAKLFIYNSDRTSKIGAFTEQNNSEFFKLPTAPVYGDEIIVEYQEPADVAFSGRIAIGEVNHDYRGMTLRSRPGQLISTATCHKDAACYPEYSDIAQATTLLIINGNEYCTGCLLNNAEEDGTPYLISAAHCFYPKNGATSQIRAQNTVIFFNYQNPSCSNVVIGPEDYSLASANLLMYEEKLDVALLKLVDTPPVYYRPYYAGWNAGTPAAPPYVSLHHPMSKTKKVAIENDNLIQSTYTDGELIAEPGVHWRVPSWEVGVTEAGSSGSPLFDSNKRFLGGLTGGSSTCSDPTNDYYYSIQKNWTYYSDSLRQLKHWLDPKNRGVLQVGGLDPYAANSCSRLTHIGISEQMGVSYLKSPETGPVFSKNSLSTQECAERYITGKKNRIYGVHLVIPTWKSTMNGQLVVNLYSGYETPDAQPIITKTVQLSYLNHDVSSGNFYYVNKPTTAACDNFIRFDNPVDVDYSFFVGYKVNYSSTDTFKIYNVLDRKSLFNSAFLLQNNLQWTPVSSFGSDLMNTSLWIDPIVHLGLTLPVKEDTVDFLQSVYTSYNRAINFIGLSKVNTYQMRLYNSMGQLVDQNNNFNAQSYIDAGALPNGVYIVYLRSDMQLYSKKILIY
- a CDS encoding TonB-dependent receptor domain-containing protein, with translation MKQRILLFLMLIGCVSLSAENKTPAYQITGQAVEQNSGKTIPYATVTLQTDSAKTIKKISCDVSGKFTVPVNEKRKYTLILTALGYAETKVAVEVTETKTEVGKVNMAEGTVMKTVTIEAQKPLVKVDVDKITYSIEADPDSKTNNGLEMLRKVPLLAVDGDENITLNGQSNYKVLVNGKSSSMMSKNFKDVIKSLPASSIKDIEVITNPSSKYEAEGVGGIINIITVKKTLNGYNGSVSTGFDSRGSLNGSVYLTTKINKFGFSARYYGNGYKQPGSYGFSNSTNYKSDQYYQSLYDYKGTSNGYSNGFSGEASYDIDSLNLISMSFWGHLGGNQSDNTSTALMTNTAGALTRYYENLSNGKSTYGSVSANIDYQKTYKKPDKSLTFSYKIDANPNTSNYTNRIDSCINYTPYSQKSIRDDLGQEHTLQVDYYDPLTKMHQIECGLKAIFRNNSNNSDQYRNDTLRVDQSNKLNYDQYIVGAYAGYVFKLKKFTAKSGLRLERTWNYGTSTSDSVVKFTNRLFNLVPYITLSYQIKPGKTVKLSYTQRLQRPGVWYLNPYVNNTNPLYISYGNPHLVSEISHSFEAGYSMFTSKFSLNTSLNASINNNSIERVSTMDSSGVTTTIYKNIGLDQNYNWNSYLSYRLGSKFSLYGNGTFSYAKYEARSGQNLKNEGFGFRGSLGFNVSLWKNASLNGNGGYSSPYIYLQGKSSGYSYSSIGLSQYFLKRKLSLNISVSEPFREKRKYESNSKGDGYTSHSEGYYYTRTARIGISYNFGKMDVSVKKAKRGISNDDVKSGGSSGN
- a CDS encoding GIN domain-containing protein, translated to MKRISIHFLLMALVATLASACSFAFSNKVNGSGHVTRIGYRVESFNKIDISTVLDVVVIPGKEEKVIVETDDNLQQYVIVESGANALNLKMKEHVNIGKRTAGKIYIYTKGVEVINNSSVGRLTSQDTLKANTFRLDNSSVGTTDLKIKAQTITVKNSAVGSTSLYLQSEKLDLDNSAVGKTELTGNCPQATIKNSSVGAFMAGNFITQVLHINNSAVGKTEIYAEKEFYIDNNAVGKLEIFGNGVIKQLNDNGIEKVKKH
- a CDS encoding ATP-binding cassette domain-containing protein, with amino-acid sequence MIQLKDLQFAYSRKKPLFETINLELKAGNIYGLLGKNGVGKTTLLNLMCGLLFPKSGECIVMGLTPAKREVAFLRNLFYVPDEIALPSMKMKDFVRVNKVFYPNFDEDLLKNCLDEFELDENENLAKLSHGQKKKAFISFALACQTQLLLMDEPTNGLDIPSKSTFRKLMASVATEERCIVISTHQVRDLENLIDAVVIMNNRRVLLNGTLDQITEKLTFRELVKDEKALYEESGLKGRWGVVENTTGEYSKVDMEMLFNAVEGNKKEIERIFAEKQEV
- a CDS encoding GntR family transcriptional regulator; its protein translation is MRFNDTQPIFLQIADWVCERILARDWSPGDRIPSVRDLAVELEVNPNTVMRAYERLQQNEVIYNKRGIGYFLSEDAYPGVLAMRKTEFCEQELPLFFKKLSLLNISIKEIEEKYNQFQNSLNQGENEKEQ